A genomic window from Salvia miltiorrhiza cultivar Shanhuang (shh) chromosome 5, IMPLAD_Smil_shh, whole genome shotgun sequence includes:
- the LOC131025708 gene encoding uncharacterized protein LOC131025708, with translation MVIKNELQHLWGAKATWQLIPLGKGYYTMMFHNAEDKLQAKSKPIWEIFGGHVRLREWTKNFDPFKEHSSLANVWVRIHYLPIEYWNVEILAGIGRFVGHPLKIDGASVRRDFGQYARLYIEIDLAKSLPTTLLIDVNDISFHVEFSYEYIPLYCSSCKVTGHSLDKCRKGKHAGAGDMENFTDSPLAHKSSSISPRSGEYLGRQNHVDLAYFNSQNSSRQTVSLGSRSLSPRAGVAQNSLGRKNENNNIPSQVREEACFSDVVVEARLGLMLENPREISPKRDHVVAAL, from the exons ATGGTTATCAAGAACGAGCTTCAACATCTTTGGGGAGCCAAAGCGACATGGCAATTGATACCACTGGGAAAAGGATATTACACAATGATGTTTCACAACGCAGAGGACAAACTTCAAGCGAAAAGCAAGCCGATATGGGAGATATTTGGCGGGCACGTTCGGTTGAGAGAATGGACTAAGAATTTTGATCCTTTTAAGGAGCATTCTTCTTTGGCCAACGTTTGGGTCCGGATTCATTACTTGCCTATTGAGTACTGGAACGTGGAGATTCTTGCTGGAATTGGTCGTTTTGTGGGTCACCCTCTCAAAATTGATGGGGCATCTGTTCGTAGAGATTTTGGGCAATACGCTAGGCTTTATATCGAGATTGATTTGGCTAAGTCCCTTCCTACTACTCTTCTTATTGATGTTAATGATATTTCCTTTCACGTGGAATTTTCTTATGAATACATCCCTTTGTATTGCTCTAGTTGTAAAGTCACGGGACATTCCCTTGATAAATGTCGTAAGGGCAAGCACGCTGGCGCTGGCGACATGGAGA ATTTCACGGATTCTCCGCTGGCGCATAAAAGCAGTTCTATTTCTCCGAGATCGGGAGAATACTTGGGAAGGCAGAATCATGTTGATTTGGCTTATTTTAATTCTCAGAATTCGTCGAGGCAGACGGTTTCTCTTGGAAGCAGGTCCCTCTCACCGCGGGCGGGAGTTGCGCAAAATTCTTTGGGTAGAAAGAATGAGAACAACAACATACCTTCTCAAGTTCGAGAAGAAGCTTGTTTTTCTGATGTTGTTGTTGAGGCTAGGCTAGGTTTGATGCTGGAAAATCCTCGGGAGATTTCTCCCAAGCGCGACCATGTTGTTGCTGCTTTATAG